In the Mytilus trossulus isolate FHL-02 chromosome 1, PNRI_Mtr1.1.1.hap1, whole genome shotgun sequence genome, one interval contains:
- the LOC134690359 gene encoding universal stress protein YxiE-like isoform X2 — protein MAKVVICLDGSQYAEDAYNWYVQNFHQAGNKVLFLHSPESYINATTMSPGRVLECQREADAKTSELKAKFISKANADNVEAEFVVESAEKPGHAICEFAQKHDATFIVTGTRGMGKLRRTLLGSVSDFVVHHSHVPVLVCRHTKDK, from the exons ATGGCGAAAGTTGTTATATGTTTAGATGGAAGTCAGTATGCTGAGGATGCATATAACT GGTATGTCCAGAACTTCCACCAAGCCGGAAACAAAGTTCTTTTTCTGCACAGCCCTGAAAGTTACATTAACGCAACTACAATGA GTCCCGGAAGAGTTCTAGAATGTCAAAGAGAGGCTGATGCAAAAACTTCTGAGTTAAAGGCCAAATTTATATCCAAAGCCAATGCAGATAAT gTTGAAGCTGAATTTGTTGTAGAATCGGCAGAAAAACCCGGTCATGCCATTTGCGAGTTTGCCCAGAAGCATGACGCAACATTTATTGTTACTGGAACTCGTGGAATGGGTAAACTCCGAAGAACACTACTCGGAAGTGTTAGTGACTTTGTTGTTCATCATTCCCATGTACCTGTTTTAGTATGTCGTCATACCAAAGATAAGTAA